A window of Pyrus communis chromosome 3, drPyrComm1.1, whole genome shotgun sequence genomic DNA:
CAATTGAATTCTTGCAGGAGAGAAGTATTTCCAGATGGGATTCTGTATGCTTCTCGAGAATCGCATTATTCGATATTTAAAGCTGCCAGAATGTATAGAATGGAATGCGAAAAGATTGATTGTCTGATCTCTGGTGAGATTGATTGTGCGGATTTTAAAACTAAACTTCTTGCTCACCAGGATAAACCCGCCATCATCAACGTTAATATTGGTATGTGTAAGATTTGAGACACGCATCGACACAAATTGAACTCAGCTGTATATTATGTGCACCTCTGTACTCCGATTGGTCGGTTGGTTTACTGAATTGCTTGAATTGCAGGAACAACTGTCAAAGGAGCTGTTGACGACCTGGATCTCGTCATACAGACCCTTGAAGAATGTGGATACAAGCAAGATCGTTTCTACATTCACTGCGACGGAGCATTATTTGGACTTATGATGCCTTTTGTCAAACGTGTATGTTTGTCATCTCATTTCAACTCTTGTTGTTGTGACTAGGAACATGTCTCTTATGCTTATTCCCTTTAATTCATTTGGTTCCAAGCTGTTTTGCGTTTCGTACAAAGTTGCTTATAATCTTTTGCGTTCCAAGCTGTTCCCCGTTGCAATTTTGTTGGGAATGCTTTTGATTTGGCTCTGGTTGATCTTGATTGTTTATAATCTCTTTTCATGTTTGGCTAGTTGAATGACACTGATATCTTTGATTGGATagcattaattaattagcatAGTCTACTTTTAGTGAATCATCTTGTGACTTCTAGGATGAAACTTTTGATAAGTTCATGATGGATTAGAGTCCGCTTGTATTTAAAAAGCTAGTCTGAAATAGCTGtagtaatattttgttttgcgtCCTAATTACGATATGCGCATATTTTTCTGTTATTGATCGATGCTTTCCCATTTCTCACTATGCTTGGTGATGGGCAGGCACCAAAAGTTTCGTTCAAGAAGCCCATTGGGAGTGTCAGCGTTTCTGGTCACAAGTTTGTTGGATGTCCAATGCCTTGTGGTGTTCAGATAACAAGGCTGGAGCACATTAATGCCCTTTCAAGGAATGTAGAATACCTAGCTTCGAGGGATGCCACAATCATGGGAAGCCGGAACGGTCATGCTCCAATTTTCTTATGGTACACGCTCAACAAAAAAGGTTACTCGGGGTTCCAAAAAGAGGTCCAGAGGTGTCTTAGAAATGCTCACTACCTGAAGGGCCGCCTTCGTGATGCTGGAATCAGTGCCATGCTGAATGAGCTAAGTAGCACAGTGGTGTTTGAGCGGCCTAAGGATGAAGAGTTTGTTCGTAGGTGGCAGTTGGCGTGCCAAGGAAATATTGCGCATGTTGTGGTGATGCCGAGTGTCAACATCGAAAAGTTGGACGATTTCTTGAGTGAACTAGTTGAAAAACGCTCAACTTGGTACGACGAGAAAGTTCAGCCTCCATGTATTGCTGCTGATGTAGGAACTGAGAATTGTTCCTGCGGGCAGCACAAGTGATTTTAAGTTTTCGCACTGAGCTGTTGTattgttgttttgatttaaCTTCTGGATCTCGTAGATTCTAGTGCTTTGTTCCGAAGGGTTTTCGCCCTTTGGCTCGTAGAATGCTAATCGATTCGTCGGATTTCTGTTCTTGCCTTAGAACgcttttgaaaatgaaaattccTGTATCAGGACACTGCTTTTGTTGTGAAAATGTCCACTTTTTTAAGGCCGTTAAAGAACTTCAAGGTGGCTCCAACTGGTTTCATTTCCTTTACATTCCCTTGTTACTTTTGTTTGGCGGATTATCTCACAGCATCAAATCTTAAGGTAAGAAACCAAATACTTAGGTCCCATCGGCATTTGCGTTTACAGTTCTTTCTCTGGTTGTTGGGGCTAATTGGGTGACACACcgaaatgattgatggtgaacaaactcagagaccatttttattgatttcaaatatcaggaagcaaagtgatgagttatgaaaaatctcaaggaccattttggctaaaaaacccaTTCAAATGTTTGCCATTACAATTTTATTGTGAAGTTTGTTAGCAGGATACCGCATGAACCAGTATTCTAGAAAGAATGGCTTGGTCTCTGGCTTTTGCAGATTTAGTTACAAAccatattatttgtgtttaattaaaAGGATTCGAATGAATGGGTATGGGTTAACAACCCCGCCCTTTGGTGATCCCAATCAGGTATTTCATACCCAAAATCAATTCAAGGCCCGCTTACTTGTTCATTAATTGATTCTTAGTAGATGTGCAAAATAATATGAATGAAAATGATATCCATTCCATACAAATTCATGTATTGTAAGTAAGCATGCACTGAATCGGCATTGGAATGGAATAATTAATGGTAATATTACTTAGAATAAATCACATATTGTACATCTTGTAAGGTTTTCGGAAGCTGGTTAATTTACTATTTTTATGTAATATCAGATTGTCCAAGTGTTGCGCCCAATGGCGCCTAATGTGCTTACACATTACTTAATGTATTGTTTACGTGGATTGTATGCTCACATTCTAACATAATATAACATACGCGGATTGTGTTGTGCATTACatgctttttctttttagtctttacatttaaaccatacccaaaaggaaaagatttgaAATGTAggaaccaaggttctaaaaagcgCTAATAGGGCGTCGAGCAGGGTCCTAACGTCTAGACGTCTAGACGGGCCcatgcagtttttttttaatttgaattaaatttattaaataacataaatgaatgcatacttatacttaaaaaagtACATAATTGTATTAGGAACATGAATttcaaataaaatgacatatattaAAACATACTGAAAACATGGCTAACAagtatataatgagtgttcatccaaatatttaacaagtctcattctacactcctcacaagtgtaacAATCTGTATTAAAAATTATGTGTAAGTTTATGAAATTACCCCTATTGACGAAATGGTTTATTCTTTTTCGTTGATGTTCATGCTTTGACGTGTGGGACCGACCTCAACTCGGCcatagttcttttttttttccactccCGTGACATCTCTCGAGAAcactcctctccctctctccctctctctctctctctctcccacctAGCTCGACACTTTTCTCTCAGCTCACTCATTCTCTTTTCTCAAACCAATCCGAGACCATCAAGCCTCAAGAGGCCAACTTCA
This region includes:
- the LOC137728791 gene encoding serine decarboxylase-like, coding for MDHENGAVAVEMLSDDFDPTAVVAEPLPPVVTSTDDCDLLGKLAEDHKGSREKQMVLGRNVHTTCLAVTEPESNDDFTGDKEAYMASVLARYRKTLIERTKHHLGYPYNLDFDYGALTQLQHFSINNLGDPFIESNYGVHSRQFEVGVLDWFARLWEIEKNEYWGYITNCGTEGNLHGVLVGREVFPDGILYASRESHYSIFKAARMYRMECEKIDCLISGEIDCADFKTKLLAHQDKPAIINVNIGTTVKGAVDDLDLVIQTLEECGYKQDRFYIHCDGALFGLMMPFVKRAPKVSFKKPIGSVSVSGHKFVGCPMPCGVQITRLEHINALSRNVEYLASRDATIMGSRNGHAPIFLWYTLNKKGYSGFQKEVQRCLRNAHYLKGRLRDAGISAMLNELSSTVVFERPKDEEFVRRWQLACQGNIAHVVVMPSVNIEKLDDFLSELVEKRSTWYDEKVQPPCIAADVGTENCSCGQHK